The Phocoena phocoena chromosome 4, mPhoPho1.1, whole genome shotgun sequence genome contains a region encoding:
- the FILIP1L gene encoding filamin A-interacting protein 1-like isoform X2, with the protein MVVDEQQRLTAQLALQRQKIQDLTTSAKETHAKLALAEARVQEEEQKATRLENDLHTQTTKFHQNQETIMAKLTNEDSQNRQLRQKLAALSRQIDELEETNRSLRKAEEELQDIKEKISKGEYGNSSIMAEVEELRKRVLEMEGKDEELIKMEEQCRDLNKRLEKETSQSKDFKLEVEKLNKRIMALEKLEDAFNKSKQECYSLKCNLEKERMTTKQLSQELESLKIRIKELEAIESRLEKTEFTLKEDLTKLKTLTVMLVDERKTMSEKLKQTEDKLQAAASQLQVEQNKVTTVTEKLIEETKRALKSKTDVEEKMYSVTKERDDLKNKLKAEEEKGNDLLSKVNMLKNRLQSLEAIEKDFLKNKLNQDSGKSTIALHQENNKIKELSQEVERLKLKLKDMKSIEDDLMKTEDEYETLERRYANERDKAQFLSEELEHVKMELAKYKLAEKTDSSHEQWLFKRLQEEEAKSGHLSREVDALKEKIHEYMATEDLICLLQGDHSVLQKKLSQQENRNRDLGREIENLTKELERYRHFSKSLRPSLNGRRISDPQVFSKEVQTEAVDNEPPDYKSLIPLERAVINGQLYEESEDQNEDPNDEESVLSFKCNSSTPCPVNRKLWIPWMKSKEGHPQNGKIQTKPNGNFVQPGDLVLSHTPGQPLHIKVTPDHVQNTATLEITSPTTESPHSYTSTAVIPNCGTPKQRITILQNASITPVKSKTSAEGLMNLEQGMSPITMATFARAQTPESCGSITPERTMSPIQVLAVTGSTSSPEQGRSPEPIEISAKHAIFRVSPDRQSSWQFQRSNSNSSSVITTEDNKIHIHLGSPYMQAVASSVRPASPSASLQDNRTQSLTNGTLNKTTNKVTSSITITPTATPLPRQSQITVSNIYN; encoded by the coding sequence ATGGTGGTGGACGAACAACAAAGGCTGACGGCACAGCTTGCCCTTCAAAGACAGAAAATCCAAGACCTAACCACGAGTGCAAAGGAAACACATGCTAAACTAGCCCTTGCTGAAGCCAGAGTTCAGGAAGAAGAGCAGAAGGCAACCAGACTAGAGAACGATCTGCACACGCAGACCACAAAGTTTCACCAGAACCAAGAAACAATTATGGCGAAGCTCACCAATGAGGACAGCCAAAATCGCCAGCTTCGACAAAAGCTGGCAGCACTCAGCCGGCAAATTGATGAGTTAGAAGAGACAAACAGATCTTTACGAAAAGCAGAAGAGGAGCTgcaagatataaaagaaaaaattagcaaGGGAGAATATGGAAACTCCAGTATCATGGCTGAGGTGGAGGAGCTCAGGAAACGTGTGCTAGAAATGGAAGGGAAGGATGAAGAGCTCATAAAAATGGAGGAGCAGTGCAGAGATCTCAATAAGAGgctggaaaaggaaacatcacAGAGTAAAGACTTTAAACTCGAGGTTGAAAAACTCAATAAAAGAATTATGGCTCTGGAAAAATTAGAAGATGCTTTcaacaaaagcaaacaagaatGTTACTCTCTGAAatgtaatttagaaaaagaaaggatgacCACAAAGCAGTTATCTCAGGAACTGGAGAGTTTAAAGATAAGGATCAAAGAGCTAGAAGCCATTGAAAGTCGGCTGGAGAAGACAGAATTCACCCTAAAAGAGGACTTAACTAAACTGAAAACATTAACTGTGATGCTGGTAGATGAACGGAAAACAATGagtgaaaaattaaagcaaactGAAGATAAGTTACAAGCTGCTGCTTCTCAGCTTCAAGTGGAGCAAAATAAAGTGACAACGGTTACTGAGAAGTTAATTGAGGAAACTAAAAGGGCACTGAAGTCCAAAACTGATGTGGAAGAAAAAATGTACAGTGTAACGAAAGAGAGAGATGatctaaaaaacaaactgaaagcagaagaagagaaaggaaatgatcTCCTGTCCAAAGTGAACATGTTGAAAAACAGGCTTCAATCATTGGAAGCAATTGAGAAAGATTtcctaaaaaacaaattaaatcaaGATTCTGGTAAGTCCACAATAGCATTACACCAAGAGAACAATAAGATTAAAGAGCTCTCTCAAGAAGTGGAAAGACTGAAACTGAAGTTAAAGGATATGAAATCCATTGAGGATGACCTCATGAAAACTGAAGATGAGTATGAGACTCTAGAACGAAGGTATGCTAATGAACGAGACAAAGCTCAATTTTTATCTGAAGAACTGGAACATGTTAAAATGGAACTTGCCAAATACAAGTTAGCAGAAAAGACAGACTCCAGTCATGAACAATGGCTTTTCAAAAGGCTTCAGGAAGAAGAAGCTAAATCAGGTCACCTCTCAAGAGAAGTGGATGCACTGAAAGAGAAAATTCATGAATACATGGCAACTGAGGACCTGATATGTCTCCTCCAGGGAGATCATTCAGTTCTGCAAAAGAAACTCAGTCAACAAGAAAACAGGAACAGAGATTTAGGAAGAGAGATCGAAAACCTCACTAAAGAGTTAGAGCGGTACCGTCATTTCAGTAAGAGCCTCCGGCCCAGTCTCAATGGAAGAAGAATCTCTGACCCTCAAGTATTTTCTAAAGAAGTTCAAACAGAAGCAGTAGACAATGAGCCACCTGATTACAAGAGTCTCATTCCTCTGGAACGAGCAGTCATCAACGGTCAGTTATATGAGGAGAGTGAGGACCAGAATGAGGACCCTAATGATGAGGAGTCTGTGCTGTCCTTCAAATGCAACTCATCTACTCCCTGTCCTGTTAACAGGAAGCTATGGATTCCTTGGATGAAGTCCAAGGAGGGCCATCCTCAGAATGGAAAAATACAGACTAAACCCAATGGCAACTTTGTGCAACCTGGAGATCTAGTCCTAAGCCACACACCTGGGCAGCCACTGCATATAAAGGTTACTCCAGACCATGTCCAAAACACAGCCACTCTTGAAATCACAAGTCCGACCACAGAGAGTCCTCACTCTTACACAAGCACTGCAGTGATACCAAACTGCGGCACCCCGAAGCAAAGGATAACCATCCTCCAAAATGCCTCCATAACTCCAGTGAAATCAAAAACCTCTGCTGAAGGCCTTATGAATTTAGAGCAAGGCATGTCCCCAATTACCATGGCAACCTTTGCCAGGGCACAGACCCCAGAGTCTTGTGGTTCCATAACTCCAGAAAGGACAATGTCACCTATTCAGGTTTTGGCTGTTACTGGTTCAACTAGCTCCCCTGAGCAGGGACGCTCTCCAGAGCCGATAGAAATCAGTGCCAAGCACGCGATTTTCAGAGTCTCCCCTGATCGGCAGTCATCATGGCAGTTTCAGCGTTCAAACAGTAACAGTTCAAGTGTGATAACTACTGAGGATAATAAAATCCACATTCACTTAGGAAGTCCTTACATGCAAGCCGTAGCTAGCTCCGTGAGACCTGCCAGCCCTTCAGCATCACTGCAGGATAACCGAACTCAAAGCTTAACTAATGGGACACTAAACAAAACAACCAATAAAGTCACCAGCAGTATTACTATCACACCAACAGCCACACCTCTTCCTCGACAATCACAAATTACAGTAAGTAATATATATAACTGA